The genomic interval GAGGGTCTAGGTACTTTTAAATCGTGCATTCGTTTACATTTGAATGATAAGAAACCGGTGTTTGTCAAGGCGCGTCCTTTGCCGCTATCGCTGCGCGAGCGCGTGGAGGCTGAGCTCGAGCGCTTACAGCGCGAGGGAGTTATCTATAAGGTGGACCGTTCGGACTACGGCACTCCCACTGTGCCTGTCATTAAATCTAATGGCGATATTCGCATATGTGGtgactataaaattatattcacttTAAATCCGATACTTAAAGATTTTCACTATCCTTTGCCACGGAtagaagaaatattttcaattttatcggGGGGCGAGCTGTATACGAAACTTGACTTATCTAGCGCATTTCAGCAGTGTCTTCTTCATGAGGAGTATCAGGCGATGACGGCCATAACAACGCATGTGGGAACATTTGTATACCGTCGAGTACCGTTCGGTATCAAGTGTATACCGGAAAACTTTCAGAAAATTATGGAGGAAAcacttaatgttttaaaaaatcacttGCGTTTAAAAGTTGTATTACCATACCATTTTGATGTATTAGCTTAATaagtatagttaataataagaaGGAAGGTGTATGAATGTACAATATGTGTAATGTAAGGCAGATagagaattatttgaataaatcagtCTGCTTTGGATCTCGCCCTTTCATTGACGTAACAATGGTAAACATGGCTTTAACCAGGATTCGGAGATGAGAATCGCGTGGATATTACGAGATTCAAATGACGCAAGCATATCGGGATAATGGGCCGGAATACTCTGTGCATTCATGTGAATAACGTTGAAATTCTTCATTGAATCTGAGAAACAAGAATTAAGGAGGGCGTTTAAAGGAAGGGAAGATTTACTGTGGAAACTATCCTCATCCTCAACTGACAGATCTTCATTTGATGAGCAAGACAAAAAATGGCTACTAGATATACTATTGTTTAATGACATTATGatagttttataatagatatatataaaatacaataataaaataagaaaattatatataaatagcttataataaatagtaaatattttataataataataaaccaataaaAGCAGAAACCAACCCACCAGCGGTctgagagaaaaaaaaatcacttaaaatgtaaaaaacaaattcaaaaccgTTGTAAACTAATAGATAgtatcaagtaaaaataaaacacgttacaacaaaaagaaacatataaaaataaaaaaaacaatataatatataattaatgcaaTAAGTAAATTTTACTAGTTTtgagataaagaaaaaataatgcaaaACTAAATTATGATAAACATACGTTATGACATTTAAATCTCAAAGCAATAACGGAACGCAGTATGAATGCACTTGTCAAGATGTCAACATGACAGTGtttaattgtttacattttacaacacAAAATTGCTTACTACctgatttgttatattatattagttttattacgtGATAAAACTAAACTgaacattgaaataaacaaaaaccagatagtaaaaagaaagaaacgaaGGAAGGGATTTAGATTAGAAAGCCACGAAATTCGTATTTTGGGAGGttgggggggagggggggggGTGGTGGAGAACCCCCCTGTACCACTCCCCCCCCTCGGAAACACATAGTTTTtgagatatgatttttttaaatcttggaTTTCTAacctaaaaatgtatgaaaaatatagagCCATTTGAACTATAGTACTTTGGTAAAAAATTAGAAATCGAACGTCTCCAGCGCTGCGGGAAGTGCAGCCCCTTCGCGCCTCCGGACTTTTATATACACTCTAGGGGTAGGGCATACTAGTATCATGCAGGGTCGGGGTTGACTAATTCGGTTCTGTCACTAATTTGGATGATCTAcataccattaaaataaaagagtgttataagtatacatttttatttatatacatattttatacattttattatctcTTCAAAAGGatctaaatgatttattttaatttttctcctCCACATCACCTCTATTAGCCACTCTGTGAAATTgcctttataattttctttggcATATAATCTTTTCATGACTCTCCGGTGACTCTCTATTCTCTGTGTATGGACCCCGTCTGGTGCTACAAATTTATTGACGGGGTCACTAtggtttacttttttatgtatgtagccATGTTCAGGAAGGCAATCATATCCTTTCCAAAAATCAGTGTGTATTGTGGTGCCCTCCTGAACATGTTTCTTGATTAGCCCCACTAACACATCGGCATTACGCTCGTTTCCGGGGCATACTTCTAGGCGAAGATCGTCACTTCCGTCTTCAATGAGGCCCAGAACCCAATGTCCTTCTACATTGCGTCCTCTATTATACTTTCTGCGTCCAAATTTGGACTCATCCACCTGGACAATTTTGCCTGGGCCTCCAATTTTCTGAAGATTATCTTCGTTTTCCAAATGATATACTACGATTGCTTCCCGGCAGTAGCTGTACCAGTCAGCAATCGTAGCTTGAGACACTACAGTTTCTCTGTAATGTGTCGTCTCCTTTCGTGCCAATTCGTACGTATAATTCgcactaaataaatatgtcagtTGAAATATTAAAGGTAGTGGCAACCTTGAGTTTTCGAACCATGTTCCCAATGCCCTACTGTATGATTTGTTTCGGCATTTCCCTTTTCGGCAAGAAAACTTGCCCACTTGACCATGACACGTGGTTTCAGTTAGTTTCATTGGTTGTTTATGGTATGTACACATTTTAGAAGTAGGCAGTAAGCCTTGCTGCTCAGCGAAAGCAATACATTGCTCATGAGTACCTGAAACAATATGAAAAAATTCCACTGTTATAAACCAAGTTCAAGTACTTTATAGTGAATATTTTGATGATGTTCATTATGTTAATAAGTTTATTACTTATGGCTTAAATactgttctattttatttttatttattttatttaaggacCACTAGTAGCTACTACATGTTTTtatgacaaatgtaaaaaaaataagtgaaaATAGCTAACATGTGAAGCTTTTTAAAGTAGCcacaacaattacaatatttgttttaaaaatacaacaacacaTAATTATAGCAACATGAGtagaaagattaaaaaaaaataagtcaaaattgataaaaatttaagaccataaaaaataaacatgcaattaataaaattaaaattaataacacaaataGTTTAACTTTACTTTAACTGTGAATTTAGAAACACTTTATTTTAACTGTGAATTTAGATAAACGAAAGGTTAAAATGACTAACTTACCAAGTGTCGAAAATATCATGAAAAGGTTCCACTGCGAACGAATCTCGTCAGCATACAAGTTTATGCGTCGTCCACTGGAACCAGAAGACGACGGCTGCTCTGGCATATCCCGGGACGAACCAGGTGTTGGTTCGGCGGAACAACCAGGTGTTGGTTCGGCGGAACTAACACGTGTTGGTTCGGCGGAACGACTAGAGTCCGACTGCACTACAGTCAACTCTTCGGGGGACGATGGCGTAGACAACGAGGCTTGGGGCTTCGGTGAAGACATGGTAGTCATACAAATATCGACAGGAGTACAAAAAGATGCTCTCAACTGCGCGGCTATAAGATGACTGATGTTTGACACTTGTTTGTTcgtttggtatgaaacaaaatgGCGGTCATCGATTGTCACCCATAAAAACGtcaaaattgttagtaaattattgtatttttaattattaatttcgatcAAACTACGTGATTCCGAAACCTAATATTTTgtggaaatacttaaataaatataatctttcgaACAGTAAACATTTGAAACAGAAATTCGTGGATTTCTAAGCTTGTTACCCATAAAAACGTCAAAATAGttagtaaattattgtatttttaattatgaattacgaTCAAACTATGTGTTTCCGAAACCTAATATTTTgtggaaatacttaaataaatataatctttcgaACAGTAAACATTTGAAACAGAAATTCGTGGCTTTCTAATCTAAATGTGAGCCGAAACGAAGTTGATACAAGTACTCGCGAAAGGAAGacgttaaatgttaaataaacaatagaaaaaaacaaaaacaattcaaGATAATAAGGATACATTACTTTTTAACATTCCTTATAGATCACAAATATGTTGTTTTGGTATCCTTAACTGCGTTTGAGACAAGAGTCGCAGCAGAAGGGCCCTGAACCACTACAGTGTCACTGGGGATGGCATCCAGTTCCTGTTTTGAATGAACACGGTGCTTCGACTGGTCGGACCCCATCACCACCACTACACCATTGTCAGCCCAGCATCTAGATATCCCAAATCGCTGCCGGGCTGCTAAAAACACTTCATGGCGACGTTTGGTCAGAAATTCAGATATGGTGATACCGGTGCCTTTAAGGTTCTTTTTGGCGCCCCAGACCTTGTCTATAACCGAAGTATCCTTGAACTTCACCAAAATCGCACGTGGCTTACCTTTGCCAGGCTGACCTAGGCGATGGGAACGGGATATGGAGTCAGCTGTTAATCCAGGGAATTTAAGGTGATCGCCCAAGACTTTTGAGATATGAGGCGATATATTCTCATGTTTGTCCTCCGGAACACCAGGAGTATTTTCCTACGTGACCGCATCTCCATCACATCACACTGTTTGGACAGCAACTCCACCTGCAGTTGCAAACTTTCAAGATACGCTATTACAAAACTGCGGAACGAATTGAATTGGCTGTTGATATTGGACACGGGGCTTGAGGCAGGAACAGCATTTCTCAAGTATCTCTGGAACTCTGCCATTCTTAAGTTAAAGTGCTCCGTGAGATCCGCTATAGAGCTTTTAATTGATTCCATGTTGTTGTGCTGAATTTGTTCTAATTGTGGTAGTGATTATTATTCTCAGACCAAGCTGGCGGGTATAGGAAATGTCACaggtacattaaattatttttatgttattaaaactattaaaattaattaaatttaaagatgtaAAAATTTGCGACTGTTATTTATACTCCTACcctcaaaaaaataaaaaaaatattgtgaattaAAGTGTGAATCAAAAGGAAAACACTTGCTGGTAGGTAGTATGGTGCAAGATTATATGCACATAAGTAATTTATgcattaaatgaattaatatttatttaatatttatttattttttttgggaAGCCAACGTGGTATACAAGGTGTCTAATTCTACAAGATACATCCTTTCTTAAAAAGTATTACCATGTACATCACTCTTACAGGCTAACTCAtcatgtaaaaaaagaaaaaaaaataaagaaaagaatcAGACAAAAATACTACTGTGCTTATTAAAGAAGAAACaagttacaaaaatgaaaaaaaaaagtaaaaaactaattaaaactataaaataaacataaaaaatacattatacaaaaaaaaacaaagaaaacaaaatttataaataggtacCTCTTCTATAGCAAATACAACTGTGACATTAAAACAGTGttatggtaaaatatatttccttaatttattcttgaaattcaattcagtgttgctaaatatatcaatatcagcttgtttaaaaatagaattatagatttttatagctCTGTATAAGGGAGCAGATTTGCCtaagttagttttattattcctatattgaaaagtttttttattcttattttactttttaaccctaatgttttaaatgttgtcaaaatcaaattatctatATGCGGTATAAAACTTAATTGACTATCAATTATAACAcccaaatcatttattttttgaactttttctaaaatatggttttttatattgtaattaaagtttattctaAATAACTTCCTACCGAAAGttataatgtaacatttttcattatttaatttcatttaatttttttcacacCATACCAAAAGTCTATCCAAGTCTTGTTGCATTAATTCACAATCatcaatactattatttttttttataaaatttaagatcGTCCGCATATGAGTCCGCAGAGAACTTActcttattaaaacattttgcaaTATCGTTGATAAACATTCCGAATAATAATGGGCCGAGATGAGAGCCTTGTGGAACTCCAGAtgtagcaataataataataatattgatatccCCCAATAACAACATTCatttctctatttattaaataagatttcaGCCACTTACCAAAACTTCCGCATATACCATAGCTTTCAAGtttatgtagtaaaatattatggtCAATTACATCGAATGCTTTAGAGAAATCCGTTTATATGCAgtctatttgattattatagtctATGCTTTCCGATATCAATAAATAGTGTTAAGTTAGACAATGTAGATcttctttgaataaaaccatGCTGATTCACGGAAACTACAGACTTCACGTGCCATGTCAACACTGGACAAATTAATGATTCAAAAATCTTAGCAAATGCTGACAAGATAcatattggtctataattttttatttctgatttattacccttttcaaccgacttccaaaaggagaactacattatataatcgtaaatcgacttttaagtagtctaatatttttcatttcatttaacttaggaagactctaaaaaatatgttgaatacgcaattatttttattactttttcgtgcatattcatttgttttaaagtagtgttttgattgaagtcggtttttctttttgttaaaatttttatttattaaaaataggaaCGACTCTTGCTATTTTCCACGTACTTGGCATTTCACCAGAACTTAATGATTTATTGTAGATTAATAATAAGGGTCTAGCTAATGATTCTGCACACCGTTTCATAAATACTGGCGGTATATCATCCGGGCCTGCTCCTTTATTTATATCCAGACTTCTGAGTTTGTCTATGACTTCACTCTCAGTAAGACGGATACTACTCATTCGTGAATTATAACAAAGTTCGTCATTAGTGTCTAACAACGACGATCGTTCATTATGTCTGATGTATGTGcttgaaaaataattagaaaattggTTACAGATATCCGTGCCATCAGTGaaagaacaattattatatgtcaTCACAGAAGGGAAGTCGCATTTATTAACgcgttttgttttcaaaaatgagtaaaaaaattttggattgatttttatattagattcaaCTCTATCAATGTAACTTCTATAGTTTTCTCTAATAAGAATATCACATCTGTTTcgaagtaatttaaattgtatctcATCTAAaggatttttatactttttatataatattctatacttATTTTTCTCGGCCAATCTTCTAATTAAACTTTGAGAGTACCAtattggataaatatttttgttcgtgATAATTTTCATTGGCACACATTTTTCTATAATCttttgtaattcaatataaaatacattagttaattgattaatatctaaacagtttttaaatagtatatccCATTGTATTGCAGCAAGATGttggttaattaatttatagttcgCGTGTAAGAAATTGTatcttattatacttttatgtgATATAATATTAGGATCATTGAGGTTAGCTTCATAGTAGATTTCTAGTGGAGGGTGGTACTTATCTATCGGACAAGCAGAAAACATACTGTTATTTACCTTAACGTTATTAGAGTTACTAAACACAAGATCCAATCTTTTACCGTATACATTATTGACGccattatattgaaaaagattTGTCAATGACATGAATTCATTTATAAGAGCACCAgctgaattattataatttggagTAAAACTTAAGtattaaacatttatcaaaTTCCTTACGTATTTCTAACAATTCTTTAAGTTTCTCTTGTAAAATACTTTTAGTTCACCTAGCATAACTCAATTTAACCAAattggtttttatattttttaatttttcatatattttacttaattcacTAGACATTAAaatggagtttaaaaaaaaatacaaatgttaaaaaaaaaaaataaaaaaaaaatgttacattattcACATAGTCACATATTCACATATTTGGTGTCTCCTGGAGCTTTTCGTGGCGGCACTCGTAGCATACCCGAGGTACACGAGGTCCGGAGTCCGGTAACCGCATGAAAGACCGACGCAAATTATGCATAATCATTTCATTTCTCATCCATGTTGTGTGGCATttcttgtatattttgtatactcCATAAATAAAGCCCAAGCCCAAAATGGTGCAGATGATAATCAACACGACGGATATCCCAGTCAGAtgactttttaattcatctacCTGGGCGGAGTTCGAGCCTCCTGAGGCGCTTTGTGTAATGAACAGTTCGTCTTTTCGTATATCGGAACAACAcatgttactttaaatataagttcaattattttttaaattttaattttcacacATTTTAAACGCTGCCACGACCAATCCCAAGCAGACCGCCGATAAACTGGCAGAGTCGCCATGTAATGTTGGGATATGGGGAGTAAATTAATAGCACGTCTGTCACTCTCGCATGTTGCTTTAATTCTGTCTTTTCGCATACATATACACTACAGTTGGACACCCCTCCTACTatgatgctggacccgggaggcggcttcgtcctcggcccgtgaaaacacagggcctccgacttgtgcaatgccacctccaGGCCCAGCCGCCGAATCCTACACACGGCATGCACGACACCAGCCGTCGCAcgtatggccgcctgccggtacgtcttaccacgtgctgtaaccagcgtgtcgtcggcatgacaaatgacgccgacgccgtggatgaacgcaccgcgcagggcccagtcgtatcccacgttccacaggagtggatCCAGAACagaaccctgtggaacgccgcacgacgtctctCTCCGACCCCACCTCTCTcgacccgggtacacgaccgctcggtCCGACAGGTAcgccgcgaccacgcgttggaggtagcgcggcactccATGGTACCGGAGTGCTTCTCGGATGGTACTCCaaggcaaggtgttgaaagcgttggcgatgtcgagcgacaccgccaagaccacctcaTCCTGGACGACTACCTCCCCCGCGAGGGccttcacgcgcatgatcgcgtccaCCGTCAACCGCCCCTGAcggaagccgaattggttctccgccaaatccggccctaccctggtcatgtgctgaacgaggcgacCGGCGATAACTCACTCGAAGATCTTATacacctcgtccagcaacacgatcggcctgtacgcagatggcgagtctgcgggtcgtccctccttcttgagcaagaccagcttcctagtcttccaccggcttggaaactggcctcgctccaGGCATGCGCTCAGGAGCCCTGAGAGTcgtggcccgagttctctcagggcgaggacccacgcacggcctggaatgccgtcggaCCGAGGGACGGTGTTCCTGATGCGAGCCACCGCCCCTCTGAGCTCTGCCCAGGGACTGCGGGCACATCGTTGCGCGCGAGAGCGGGGCTAGCGAACGTGAGGTCCACTATAGACCCAccccgctgccgcacgcacgtctgcACCGAACCCCAATTCAGGAGAAGCAGGCCCAGCTCACAGCCCACTCCTCCACTAGCTCACCCCGCGCGTCCGTAGACGGGGAACCCCTAGCCGTagacttggcgttgaagtcccccaggacgatcacGGGACGAGGACAGCCACGACGGACTATCGTGCCCAACTCCAGGGTAACACTCTCGAGATCGGCGAGAGAAAGGCTGGGGGCGAAATATACCACCACGACCATGATGTCACCCCAGACTGCCGCGACATAGCCCCGCCCTCGAGTGACAGTCTCGAAGGGAAGCGTGATCAACGCCACCGAGCGGTTACCGCTATATCTATATCTCGAGTGACAACTGACGTTTGGCGGTGACGAGTGTGTCTTAATAATTTACTaagttaaaaattgtaaaacctGGCGAAATCGACAAAAAGTTCTAAAAAACTTTAAGTGAGTAAACAGTCTGTGAGTGAGAATAAAATTACACgaataaaagttacaaatataGTGATTATTGTGCTTCGTTAATCAACTGATTGGATCAGCTGACCCGCTGCGTCATCAGCGGATCAGCCTGGACTCATACCTGGATCAGCGTATGTACccacaaacaaataaaagaataaatattttttagtttttattcagtatacattataattatctcgtctgtttaaatacataaacattattagtgact from Vanessa cardui chromosome W, ilVanCard2.1, whole genome shotgun sequence carries:
- the LOC124542677 gene encoding uncharacterized protein LOC124542677 — encoded protein: MTTMSSPKPQASLSTPSSPEELTVVQSDSSRSAEPTRVSSAEPTPGCSAEPTPGSSRDMPEQPSSSGSSGRRINLYADEIRSQWNLFMIFSTLGTHEQCIAFAEQQGLLPTSKMCTYHKQPMKLTETTCHGQVGKFSCRKGKCRNKSYSRALGTWFENSRLPLPLIFQLTYLFSANYTYELARKETTHYRETVVSQATIADWYSYCREAIVVYHLENEDNLQKIGGPGKIVQVDESKFGRRKYNRGRNVEGHWVLGLIEDGSDDLRLEVCPGNERNADVLVGLIKKHVQEGTTIHTDFWKGYDCLPEHGYIHKKVNHSDPVNKFVAPDGVHTQRIESHRRVMKRLYAKENYKGNFTEWLIEVMWRRKIKINHLDPFEEIIKCIKYVYK